The DNA window TCGGGGAAGGGTGGCCCCTCCGTGAAGGATGCGGCCTCGGCGTCGACCTCGGACGAGGGGCCCGGTGGCTCGATGCCGATCCGCTCTTTGCTGGAGGAAGTCCGGAGAGACGGGTCCCGGGCCTGGGAAGAAGGTGCGGAGGGCGCTGGGGTCACGTCGGCTCGGGCTCGCCGGTGGAGGGGGGTGCCCGTCGGCCTGGGCGTGTCGTAGGGGGTCTTCGGGGGGAGCGACCGCGGGGGAGGGTGATTGGTCGTCGGTGCGGGCTCGCTGGGATCGTGCGGAGGGGGCGGCATCGCTCGCGGTGGATCCTCCAGCGGGGCTGGCAGTTCCAGGTGGTGTGGGGCCGAGCCTTGCGGAGGCTCGTGGTGACCCACGCCCGACGTCGGCTTGGTCATGGCCCAGCCGGCCAGGATGGTCCCGGCGATGGCGACGACGATGGCCACGGGCGCGATCCACGTGGACGCTGAGGTGTAGGGCAGCACCGCCAGCTCCTCCGAGGGAGGCATCGAGCGCTTGGTGACCGTCGAGGGAGCCGTCGTGTGGAGGTGCTGGTCGGAGCTGCCATCGGCATACGTCTCGTGCTGGGTCGAGAGTTCGCGGCGGGTTTGCTTCATCGTCGGGATCGCGTCGGCGCACGTGCGCGAGGGGGGGGGAGGCGCCTGCGCGTGCCAGTCGACGCCCGAGCGCCGGCCAGGGACGCTGCCTGCGATGAGCGTGACTTGCTCCTCGACGAGCTGGAGCCGCCGCTCGATGAGCGAGGTGATGGGCGGCTGGAGATCGGCGACGCGGTACAGCTCCTCCAGCATGTCGCTCACGGACTGGAAGCGCTTCGTCCGGTCGCGCTCCAGGCACCGCTGGAAGAAGCCGTCGATCGCCTCTGGCAGGTGAGGCGCGGCGCTGGTCGCGCGAGGGACGGGATCGACGAGGATCCTCGACAAGATCGAGCCGAAGTCGTCCCCCGCGAACGGTAGCTCGCCCGTGAGGACCCGGAAGAGGATGATGCCGAGGGACCACAGATCGCTGCGGTGATCGATGTCCTTGTCCCCGCGCACCTGCTCGGGGCTCATGTAATAGGGCGATCCGAGCAGCTCTCCGGTCCGCGTCAGCTCCCACTCGGCGATCTCTCCGCGTCGCCGGCGCTCACCGTCCTTCCGGCCTCGCCGGCGGCGCGTCTCCTTGGCGATGCCGAAGTCGAGCACCTTGACCACCTCTTCGTCCTCCACGGTGGTCAGGAAGATGTTGCCGGGCTTGAGGTCGCGGTGGACGAGGCCTGCCTCGTGCGCCTTGCGCAGCGCCTTGGCCACCTGGGCGAGGATGCGCAGCGCCTCGTGCAGCGGGATGCGACGAACCCGCTCGAGGCGCGCCGCGAGATCCTCCCCCTGGAGCAGCTCCATGACGATGTAGGGATTGCCTCGCTCGATGCCGTAGTCTCCGACGTGGACGACGTGAGGCGTCCGGAGGTTGGCGGCGATTCTCGCTTCGCGTTCGAAACGACCCACGAACGTCGGTAACGCAGCGTATTCGGCGGCCATGAATTTGATCGCGACGGGAGAGCCGAGCGCCACGTGCCGCCCCGCCCAGACCGAGCCCATTCCGCCGCGCGAGAGCGGACGTTCGATCCGGTATTTGCCCCCGACGATGGTCCCTGAAGCAATGTTCATGTCGATGCTCGTGAGAAGTGATTTTGGGAGCTATCGGCGGTTGTTTCGCGCCGCACGCGCTTCACTCCCCGATCTGTCCTGGGCCGCCGTGATTTTCGTCACGACGGTGGGACGATGCCATGCCGGCGGTTCGCAATCGGTGACTCCATTGGCACACATCGACGCGGACGAGACGAAAAGCTCGGCGTCACGACGTCCTCGGGGGGAGCTGAGCGCATGCTGGATCATCGGGTTCCAGCGTGCAACCCGACGGCTCCTGCGCTCTCATGGGTCAGACCTCTCGGATCGAAGCCGTGATCCGAGCGCGCACGCGTGCGCGTGGTGCTTCGCGTGGCAGGTCGGTGGATCAGTAGCAGCAGGCGACGGGGCGGGCGACGTTGCACAGGTTCGTCGAGAAGCCCGTGCGTGTCGCGGTCAGGCCCGAGGAATTGTAGGTGTACTGGCCTGACTGGTAGGTGTTCGACGTCCAGTTGGCGCAGTTCGAGGAGTCGCTTCGTCCTGCCATCCGGCCTCCATCCATGCTGCCGAGGCCGCTGATCGTGTACACGGTGTTGTTCGCAAAATACGACGAGCTGTCCAGCCATGCGCCTTCTGCGGGGGGCAGGGTGGTCGGCGTGGCGCGCGCATACTCTGCGGCGTGGCACATGTGGCTTCCGGTGAACTCGTTCGCGCAGCGGGCGTGCATGGACTCGCGGCCTCCCGCTTCCCCGACGGTCGACGCGCTGCTGAATCCGGCGAACGCTTCACGGTAGGGCGTCGCGCAGCAGGCCAGCGGTCGGGCCGCATTGCAGAGCCCCGTCTGCGGGCCGCCCACGGACACCGTCATGCCCGAGGCGTTGTAGGTGTACTGGCCCGACTGGTAGGTGTTCGACGTCCAGTTGGCGCAGTTCGCGGAGTCATTGGAGCTGCTGTTTCGGCCGCTCCGTGGGCCAGTCAGTGTGCTCAGCGAGTAAACGGTCCCGCTCGATACGCTGATGGCCCCGCTGCTGTCGACCCAGGCGCCCGAGGCGGGGACGGGTGATGCCGCGCCGGCTCCGTAGTACTCCGCGACATGGCAGAAGTGGCTGCCGACGTACTGCGCCGAGCAGATCGCGTGCATCTGCTCCCGGCTTCCCACCGCGCCCTCCATCTGGGTCGAGGTGAAGCCCACGAAGAGCGCCGCTTCCTCACCGTAGAGAGTTCCAGGCGGCCCGGGCTGCCCCGGAGCTCCTTGTGGCCCTGGCGCGCCAGCGCCCGCAGGTCCTGTCGGTCCCGCAGGGCCCATGGGGCCGGCTGGACCCGCCACGCCGGCAGGCCCCTGCGCACCCACCGTGCCAGCCGGCCCTTGCGCGCCCGTCGCTCCGCTCGGTCCTGCAGGCCCTTGCGCACCCGTCGCTCCCGCGGGCCCTTGCGCGCCCGTCGCTCCGGCCGGTCCCGCCGGCCCTTGCGGACCAGCGGCGCCCTGCGGTCCCGCCGGTCCCATGGGGCCCATGCTGCCCGGAGCTCCTGCCTGACCCGTCGGCCCCACTGGCCCGGCAGGGCCCGGCTCCCCTTGCGGCCCCGTGCTGCCGTCGGCTCCTTGCGCGCCGGCTGGACCTGCCTCGCCCGGCGTTCCCTGCGCCCCTTCAGGTCCCGCAGGGCCCGTGGCCCCCGCGACTCCAGGCGGGCCGGGGACGCCTGCGAGACACCGATCGGTGCAGGTCTCTCCGGCACACTGCGCGCAATCGGCAACGAACTGGAAGCATTTGTTCGACAGGCAGACCGCGCCCGCCCCTGAACACTCGGCGTCTTTGACGCACTCGGCATCGGCGGGGAGGTCGTCGGAGGAGCACGCCGGGAGCGAGGCAGAGAGCGCAAGGAGCCCGGCAAGCAGAACGGAAGCTCGCATTGGCGAGCATATACATCGAGCCGGACGGCGCGTCGCACCTCCATTCACGTCACGTGGAGGGTGACGATCCCTGTGGGTTTTCGTGTTTCGGTACCTGCCTCGTGACACCGTTGGCGCCACCCCCCCCACGAGACAGATGACGCCGCGCTCGCGAGCGAGAGATGGCTGGCGTGGCGTCAGGTGGGGGTCACCGCGTCCGGGCTTCAGTACAGCGCGTCCTGGAAGCGCCACCGCTCGGAGATCCACGCCTTCAGGTAGGCGACCTCCTCCTCGTAGGTGGTGAAGTTGTTCCGCCACGCCCAGCCGCCGTAGGTCTGGTACGCCTGACCCCACTTCTGCTCGTCGCGCCGCGCGCTCGTGTCGATCCGGGCGATGTAGCCGTCGACCAGCGCTTGCACCGCGCTCTCCGAGTAGACGCCGTGCAGCACCTCGGCGTAGCGCGCCTTCAAAGGGCCTGCAATCGAGGGCTCCTCCAGGAACCGGTCGAACAGCCGGTTCATGTTCCGGTACTCGATCACCTCCGACGCGCCCGTGCGCTCCGACTGCCAGGTCTGGCCGAAGCTCTCGTTGAAGTCCCAGGGCATGAAGCGGAACACGCCATTCGAGCGGGGATCGCGGTAATGGTAGCTGTTCTTGCCAGCGGAATCGCTGCCCTTGATGAACGTGACGAAGATCCACCAGTTCTCGTAGTCGCGCCGGTCGATGCGCGACCCGATCTGCGACCGGAACGTCGCCGCGTCGGAGGTCGCCACGAACTGCACCAGCTCCTCCAGGTCGGAGAACGCGCCCGGCTCGCCCTCTTCGGGGAAGCCTTCCTTTTTCTCGTAGCCGGCGTGCAGCGCGCCCTTCGGGCCACCGCCGCTCGCCCGCGTGTCGAAGTTCGCGTCGTGGTTGATCGCCTTGTAGAGGTTCCCGTCGTCCCAGAAGCCGTGCTGCTCCATCAGGTCCTTGTCGACGTGATCTCCGACGGTGTAGAGCCCCCAGTACTCGCCCTCGATGTAGACCACGGCGCTGTACGTCTGGATCTGCACGTGGCCTGGATCGAGGCGGTTCCAGAGATCGTAGGCCAGCCGCTGGCGCACGTACGAGTTGTCGTCGAAGGGGGTGGTGAGCACGATCTTGCGCTTGTTGGTGAAGCCATCGGCCTCGTCGGGCTCCTGGAACCGGTCCTGCTTCGAGAACTTCAGCGTGTAGCTGTTCTTCGGGTAGCCGAGCGACGAGGCGCCGCGCAGCTTGGCTTCGGCCGTGTAGGTATGGCCGCGGTAGATGAACGTGTTGGCGACGTACTCGTCGGTCACCGGGCGCTGCTGCAGGAAGAGCACGGGAAGGCCGTACTCCTCGGTGTACCGGGTGGGATCCACCACGGGCACGTTCGACGGGTGGTCCCAGGCGTCGGCGACGCCGATCTTCACCTGCGCGGTCTCCGACGTCTCTGCGACGTGGATCTCGACCTCGTAGACCGCGGCCTGGTCGAACCCGGGCGAGAAGGCGACCTCGCGTTTCGTGGCGTCGTAGGTCGCGCCCTCGGGCAAGGAGGTGACCTCGAAGGCGTCGTCGGGCAGCACCATGTCCGTCGCGCAGCCGACCTGGAAGATGACCGTCTCCCCTTCGAGCAACCAGTGGGGACCGCCTCCCGAGGGCTGACAGAGGGCCGCCGGTTCGGGCTCCGTGGTGGTGGTGCTGTTCGTCTTGCCGTCGGTGGGGTCACCTGAATCGTCGGAGCACCCGAGCGCGGGCAGCGCTCCGAGGACCAGGGCGATCGTCGCGAGAGGCAAGCGGGGGTGTCGCATGCCGGGGACTATACCGCAGGGGCCGTGAGGCTCGTCCTGTGAGCAGGATCGAGGTCGCTTCACGGCCCTCTGCGGGCGCGCTCGTGGTGGTGGGCTACGGCGGCATGACCTGGAAGACCAGCGTCGGTGCCCGCTTGCGGTGGATGGCGGAGGCGACCTCGGAGCGCAGGTATCCTGCGACCCGCTCGAGACGCTCTTTCACCTCGTCGAGCGGAGCTCCCCGTGGCGCCTGGACGATCACCGCGAGGCGGCTCCCGTCCGGGGCCGGCTCCACCGCGGCCACCCAGACCTCCAGCAAGATGCTGTCATTCAGCGTGGCGAGGGCCTCACTCAAGGCTTCATGCGCCTGGCGGCAGAGCTGCCGTTCCTTGCGCTCCGCCTTGCTCGCCACCATCCCCGTGAAGGGATCGTCTCCCATGATGGGAGCCGCTTCGTCGCGGCTCCTCGAACGACCTCTGCTCATGACCTGCTCCCGAGAGCGCGGCGGCACGATCCCCGTCTCACCGGAGAATGCGCGCGCCGCCGCATCGAACGACGACACGAAACGCCCAGGGTTCTCGGGGTGAGCCTCGCTGTGACCGCTCAGCGCGCGTCGAGGACGCTGCCGGGGAGCATGGCGAGGCTCGTCTTGGCAACAGGGTGCATGGCGGGCCTCCTCGCGGACGAGGATGCCTCAGCAGGTGAGGACTCGCAAGCCCGCCCTGGGGCTGCGAGCTTGCGCGGGGGGAGACTGCGAGCCCGCGCGGCTCGACAGAGCGCTCGTCAGTTCAGCGTCAGGACGACCGGCGGGGCGCCAGTACACGTGGGGCCGCAATCCGGGCCGTTGGGCTGCGAGGTGGTGTAGGTCGGGGTGTAGGCGCCTTCCCCGAGGAGGGTCTCGTCGGCGTAGACCTTCACGGAGATCCGAGCCGGCGGCGACGACGGGGTGGTCTGCGGGAACTCGATCCCGGAGAGCTTGTGCTCCGAAGCGGGCAGGGCGCAGCCGCTCAGGCCCAGGATGAAGCCGGGGGTCGAGGTGCACGCCGGGGCCTCGCTACAGCCCGAAAAGGGCAACGTCGTCGTGCAGTCGACGGTCGCTCCGTCGGTCTCGACGGAGACACGGTAGGTGCCCGCCGGCCAGGCGCCGTTGCGCGCGAACTCGACGGAGAACGCTCCGCCACAGCCGATCTGGGTGCAAGCACCGCTGGGTTCACCGGACGACGAGGTCGTGACGATGCACGCGGCGCCCGTGAGCGCGAGCGCGAGGGCGACGCCGGTCGACAGGTACTGGCGCAGGGTCGGGCGTCGGAGATCGGTCTTCATGGGGGCTCGGCTCCTCAACGTTGAAGTCAACTTCGGGTGTCGAGCACGAGCTTACCGCGGACGCGCCCCGCTTTGCTGATCTCGAGCGCCTGGACGACCTCATCGAGCGGGAAGACGCCAGCGAGCGTCAACCGGAGCTTCCCGCTGTCGAACAGGCCGCCGATCTCGCGGAGCTGGGCGCTGTCGGAGCGGGACACGAGGTGGATCCCCCGCGCGCCCACCGCCGCGGCGCGCGCTGGATCCGGGGGGCTGATCGCGGAGACGAGCAGGCCTCCGGGCTTCAGCACGTCCCAGGACCGCTCCAGCGTGTCCCCCCCGACCAGGTCGAGCACCAGATCGACCTCGGCGACGAGGTTCTCGAACCGCTCGGTCCGGTAGTCGATCACCCGCGATGCGCCGAGACCGAGCACGTAGGCCTCGTTCCCGGCCGAGGTGACGCCGATGACCTCGGCCCCTGCGATTCGCGCCATCTGCACGGCGAAGCTGCCGACCCCGCCCGCGGCGGCGTGGACCAGGACGCGCTGCCCGGGTGTGAGCTTCCCCAGCTCGTGGACCGCCTGGAAGGCCGTCAACGCCGCTGCCGCGGACGCGCCTGCTTCGAGGTGCGACAGACTCCGGGGCTTGGGCGCGAGGAACCTGGCGGGCACGGCGATGCGCGTCGCATACCCGCCCGTCAGGCCGATCAAGCCGAAGACGGTGTCGCCGAGGGCGAGGTCCTCGACGCCTTCCCCGAGCGCGGCGACCGTGCCGCAGACCTCCACGCCCGGGGTCAGCGGGAACCGATCTCCGAGCAGGTCTTTCAGATACCCCTCGACGATCTTCCAGTCGATCGGGTTGACGCCCGCCGCGGCGACATCGAGGAGGACCTCTCCAGCTCCCGCGACGGGATCGGGGGCGTCCTCGACGCGCACGCGCTGCAGAACATCATAGGAATGGACCCTCGCGGCTCTCGTGCTCACCGGTACTCCTTGATTCATCCGGCTTTGCCGGAGGACAGTGGTCCCTCCGGGGGGGAGAACGGCGGTAACGACCATTACCCACCCGTACGCGCTGCTGCCGGCATGCGCCGAAGCGGCCCCCAGCAAAGCGCACCATGGACCCGATGAGAAGGGTGGGCGCTGGCCGACCTGATTTTACCGGAGGCCTCTATTT is part of the Chondromyces crocatus genome and encodes:
- a CDS encoding serine/threonine-protein kinase, with product MNIASGTIVGGKYRIERPLSRGGMGSVWAGRHVALGSPVAIKFMAAEYAALPTFVGRFEREARIAANLRTPHVVHVGDYGIERGNPYIVMELLQGEDLAARLERVRRIPLHEALRILAQVAKALRKAHEAGLVHRDLKPGNIFLTTVEDEEVVKVLDFGIAKETRRRRGRKDGERRRRGEIAEWELTRTGELLGSPYYMSPEQVRGDKDIDHRSDLWSLGIILFRVLTGELPFAGDDFGSILSRILVDPVPRATSAAPHLPEAIDGFFQRCLERDRTKRFQSVSDMLEELYRVADLQPPITSLIERRLQLVEEQVTLIAGSVPGRRSGVDWHAQAPPPPSRTCADAIPTMKQTRRELSTQHETYADGSSDQHLHTTAPSTVTKRSMPPSEELAVLPYTSASTWIAPVAIVVAIAGTILAGWAMTKPTSGVGHHEPPQGSAPHHLELPAPLEDPPRAMPPPPHDPSEPAPTTNHPPPRSLPPKTPYDTPRPTGTPLHRRARADVTPAPSAPSSQARDPSLRTSSSKERIGIEPPGPSSEVDAEAASFTEGPPFPESMAQRQLDQAALQARSCATQTSEKGGGRLQVQFTPNGTVNEAIVMGPPFAHTEIGRCIEAKFRALTIPRFNGAPVRRYQLFSLP
- a CDS encoding collagen-like protein, encoding MRASVLLAGLLALSASLPACSSDDLPADAECVKDAECSGAGAVCLSNKCFQFVADCAQCAGETCTDRCLAGVPGPPGVAGATGPAGPEGAQGTPGEAGPAGAQGADGSTGPQGEPGPAGPVGPTGQAGAPGSMGPMGPAGPQGAAGPQGPAGPAGATGAQGPAGATGAQGPAGPSGATGAQGPAGTVGAQGPAGVAGPAGPMGPAGPTGPAGAGAPGPQGAPGQPGPPGTLYGEEAALFVGFTSTQMEGAVGSREQMHAICSAQYVGSHFCHVAEYYGAGAASPVPASGAWVDSSGAISVSSGTVYSLSTLTGPRSGRNSSSNDSANCANWTSNTYQSGQYTYNASGMTVSVGGPQTGLCNAARPLACCATPYREAFAGFSSASTVGEAGGRESMHARCANEFTGSHMCHAAEYARATPTTLPPAEGAWLDSSSYFANNTVYTISGLGSMDGGRMAGRSDSSNCANWTSNTYQSGQYTYNSSGLTATRTGFSTNLCNVARPVACCY
- a CDS encoding CotH kinase family protein produces the protein MRHPRLPLATIALVLGALPALGCSDDSGDPTDGKTNSTTTTEPEPAALCQPSGGGPHWLLEGETVIFQVGCATDMVLPDDAFEVTSLPEGATYDATKREVAFSPGFDQAAVYEVEIHVAETSETAQVKIGVADAWDHPSNVPVVDPTRYTEEYGLPVLFLQQRPVTDEYVANTFIYRGHTYTAEAKLRGASSLGYPKNSYTLKFSKQDRFQEPDEADGFTNKRKIVLTTPFDDNSYVRQRLAYDLWNRLDPGHVQIQTYSAVVYIEGEYWGLYTVGDHVDKDLMEQHGFWDDGNLYKAINHDANFDTRASGGGPKGALHAGYEKKEGFPEEGEPGAFSDLEELVQFVATSDAATFRSQIGSRIDRRDYENWWIFVTFIKGSDSAGKNSYHYRDPRSNGVFRFMPWDFNESFGQTWQSERTGASEVIEYRNMNRLFDRFLEEPSIAGPLKARYAEVLHGVYSESAVQALVDGYIARIDTSARRDEQKWGQAYQTYGGWAWRNNFTTYEEEVAYLKAWISERWRFQDALY
- a CDS encoding ribosome-binding factor A produces the protein MGDDPFTGMVASKAERKERQLCRQAHEALSEALATLNDSILLEVWVAAVEPAPDGSRLAVIVQAPRGAPLDEVKERLERVAGYLRSEVASAIHRKRAPTLVFQVMPP
- a CDS encoding NADP-dependent oxidoreductase, coding for MSTRAARVHSYDVLQRVRVEDAPDPVAGAGEVLLDVAAAGVNPIDWKIVEGYLKDLLGDRFPLTPGVEVCGTVAALGEGVEDLALGDTVFGLIGLTGGYATRIAVPARFLAPKPRSLSHLEAGASAAAALTAFQAVHELGKLTPGQRVLVHAAAGGVGSFAVQMARIAGAEVIGVTSAGNEAYVLGLGASRVIDYRTERFENLVAEVDLVLDLVGGDTLERSWDVLKPGGLLVSAISPPDPARAAAVGARGIHLVSRSDSAQLREIGGLFDSGKLRLTLAGVFPLDEVVQALEISKAGRVRGKLVLDTRS